The genomic window ataattattaattattaatttttttactagactttaattatacttaaacggCGCCATCCAGTTCcattacaaaaaaagaatTCTAAACATAAACCTGTTTTGAAAGGAAGACATTTTATCTATGATGTTGAGGAAAGTCCGGAAAGAATGAAACAAGAAAAgatgaatgtaatattaactCAATATGTTGAAGGTATGCACAATTATGTTTTCTAGAAACTatgtattaaaagttatattaatattgtgatacTATATGGTTTGTTAAATGTTTCTTATCGATTTAGGATTAGGTCATCAAGGTGAACTGGTATCTGTTCGACCAACATATGCATATGATCAATTGCTTCTGCCAAAATTAGCTATTTATGCTTCTCCTGATAATTTGGAAcgtatgaaaaacaatttatatcaaaCCAAAGACGAAGAGAAACCTAGTTCTATTCATGCTCTTcaagtattaaacattttatcctattttattaatctaaataaaaactttaaaaaaaaaaatgcaatttatattttttttagacaataaagtatttaaaaaaaatggttgttAGCGTAAGCATGAATAAAGATGAGCCTTGGACAATTGAACCTTGGCACATAAGAGTATCATTACGCAAAATGAATGTACACGTTTTAAGTGACGATTCAATAGAACTGCCGGAACAGCCAATTAGCGGACCTGATCTTACTTTAGAAGGAAAATCCTTTGTTGTGTATATTACAGTGAGTTATGCTTAGTTTTCTATTACTTaaactattatctataattaaaaatatatgtttcatcgttttttcttaatagataaataagaaAGAAAGAGTACCTGTGGAATGTAATCTTCATCATTGGAGTACGAAACTTGCTGATCGATTACCTCGAACAAAATTCTTTACTAGAACTCCAGTACCCATTCTTCCTGAGCAGGCTGAACTTTTAATGTCAATGAGAGAAAAttcaaatagaaattaaatctgTTTAGTTTCTTTTTCTAGTAGTatctaatttgtttaattttaaataaataatttttaaaattatttagtactagttttgatttttattaattcaaaaagtcGTACttcatatcatttttttttaccataacaACGTTATTTgcctttaaaaattttaaataatacaatattttttttcatattatttaaataaataaacaattactttaaataataatataatttgctcAGCAATTTTCTAGATGTCAAACTCTTAATTGCTTTGagttaacattttcttttagaATAAATCTTTTGCTCTATTCAAtaactgtattaattataattgtacactgtataataatttaataagtacctaggcctaataaataatgatcatggaagatttaagtaaaaaccactccatacaatttataactattgctattaacaaaaaatttgaGCTATTGacaatcctttttttttactggctattaaaacaaaactattttattttccttttaaGTTTTCTACTatgtaatattcattatattgtgGTCAGTAATCTGTTAAATTCATACCCAATTCATCTACATAAGACCATAAGAGTAGTCTTAGAgtcttttgtaaattttactataataaaatctttaaaatactgAAACTAAATTTAgatgaattgtatttataacacatattctttatacttatttgtattgtaaagttttaaataacacgCAGAccatatttttgatacaatatCCTTAAATAATGAGTACTTACAGTGGCGTAGCCAGAGGAGGGGCTGAGAGGGCTGCAGCCCTCCCTGAAATTctaagaaaatagaaaaattatcttaatggTCTATGAAAAACGCTACAAAAGTCTTAAATTGTCttttactgattttaaattgtcatagctttttttatttgttatatattaataattcttcgGCGTCTGCATTTTACACTTATGGAAGAACCTAGGTAACCAGCACTGTGAAAAAATTGATAGCCTCCCTCGAAAAAAATTTGTGGCTATGCCACTGAGTACTTATCATATACTTTACAATTAAATGgatgttttaaataactttt from Aphis gossypii isolate Hap1 chromosome 1, ASM2018417v2, whole genome shotgun sequence includes these protein-coding regions:
- the LOC114123206 gene encoding 39S ribosomal protein L9, mitochondrial yields the protein MDGLLKNFSKLLLVQSPIQQFNRTLIILKRRHPVPLQKKNSKHKPVLKGRHFIYDVEESPERMKQEKMNVILTQYVEGLGHQGELVSVRPTYAYDQLLLPKLAIYASPDNLERMKNNLYQTKDEEKPSSIHALQTIKYLKKMVVSVSMNKDEPWTIEPWHIRVSLRKMNVHVLSDDSIELPEQPISGPDLTLEGKSFVVYITINKKERVPVECNLHHWSTKLADRLPRTKFFTRTPVPILPEQAELLMSMRENSNRN